In a genomic window of Pseudomonas putida:
- a CDS encoding LysR family transcriptional regulator gives MDRYHEMLMFEALSQTASLASAARRLDVSGPTVVRAIARLEQRLGVALLERSTRGVVLTEAGAAFMADCSRILRQVDEAEASAKGSHTQAQGSLTVLLPLLFSRYVMTPLLSSYMGLYPEVKVFAQYHDRFPNMNEEGIDVAVLVGHLPGSSLIARQVGHVRSMVCSSPAYLARHGEPKVPQDLRNHRLVATHAFRDKVQWDFQQDGELSQLKARTRISCATIQAAIDAAANGAGITRCPSYPLHEYLSSGRLRRVLQRYELPALPVNVVYREGRKASMRVRSFVDHIVDGLREHPALQLDAL, from the coding sequence ATGGATCGCTATCATGAAATGCTCATGTTCGAAGCGTTATCGCAAACAGCGAGCCTTGCCTCGGCAGCGCGGCGTCTTGATGTATCCGGTCCTACGGTGGTACGTGCGATTGCGCGCCTGGAGCAGCGATTGGGCGTGGCGCTGTTGGAGCGCAGCACGCGCGGGGTTGTGCTGACCGAGGCCGGTGCGGCGTTCATGGCCGATTGCTCGCGCATCCTCAGGCAGGTCGATGAGGCCGAGGCGTCAGCCAAAGGCTCGCACACACAGGCACAAGGCAGTCTCACGGTGCTGTTGCCGCTGCTGTTCAGTCGATATGTCATGACGCCCTTGCTGTCGAGCTACATGGGGCTGTATCCCGAAGTCAAAGTCTTCGCTCAGTACCACGATCGTTTTCCGAACATGAACGAGGAGGGGATCGACGTGGCGGTGCTGGTCGGTCATCTGCCAGGTTCGTCTTTGATCGCACGACAGGTTGGCCATGTACGTTCGATGGTCTGCAGCAGTCCCGCTTATCTGGCCCGTCACGGTGAGCCCAAAGTACCGCAAGACTTGAGAAACCATCGCCTGGTTGCCACGCACGCCTTTCGAGACAAGGTGCAGTGGGACTTTCAGCAGGACGGTGAGTTGAGTCAGCTCAAGGCCCGGACCAGGATAAGTTGCGCGACGATCCAGGCGGCCATCGATGCTGCCGCCAATGGCGCAGGGATTACTCGCTGCCCGAGCTATCCGTTGCACGAGTATTTGAGCAGTGGGCGATTGCGCCGCGTGTTGCAGCGCTACGAATTGCCGGCGCTGCCGGTAAACGTCGTATACCGCGAAGGGCGCAAGGCCTCGATGCGGGTGCGCAGTTTCGTCGACCACATTGTCGACGGCCTGCGCGAACATCCAGCCCTGCAGTTGGACGCTCTCTGA
- a CDS encoding LysR family transcriptional regulator: protein MDRFQEMQIFMAVADEEGFAAAARRLNISPPSVTRAIAAMEDRIGTQLLSRTTRSLHLTEAGQRYLEDCRRILSEVEEAEEAAAGSYSIPCGHLTVTASVLFGELYIAPLLAEYVDQFPSVHLNALLVDRVVSMSDENIDVAIRIGHLHESNQHAIKVGEVRQVICGTPEYFERNGRPRHPGELSGANIVMSSASHLLSDWQFVRDGNELSFRFEPRLVVTANQAAINIASLGWGITRVLSYQVAKQVAAGELELVLEDFEPPALPIQVVYLKSARIPAKVRTFVDFLADRLGKDAALKAVAKGTA from the coding sequence ATGGATCGCTTTCAGGAAATGCAGATTTTCATGGCTGTCGCTGACGAGGAGGGCTTTGCCGCTGCCGCTCGCCGCCTGAATATCTCGCCTCCCAGTGTGACCCGCGCCATCGCTGCGATGGAAGATCGTATCGGCACGCAACTCCTTTCCCGAACCACTCGAAGCCTGCATCTGACCGAAGCAGGGCAACGTTATCTGGAGGATTGCCGGCGGATTCTCAGTGAAGTCGAGGAGGCGGAGGAGGCCGCTGCCGGCAGCTATTCAATACCGTGCGGGCATTTGACGGTGACGGCGTCGGTGCTGTTTGGCGAGTTGTACATCGCACCGCTGCTGGCCGAGTACGTGGACCAGTTTCCTTCAGTACACCTCAACGCGCTGCTGGTGGATCGTGTCGTCAGCATGTCTGACGAAAATATTGATGTCGCGATACGCATCGGCCATTTGCACGAGAGCAATCAGCACGCGATCAAAGTGGGTGAAGTACGGCAGGTCATTTGTGGCACCCCCGAATACTTCGAACGTAACGGCAGGCCGCGTCATCCCGGTGAGTTGAGCGGCGCCAATATTGTCATGTCGTCAGCCAGCCACTTGCTGAGCGATTGGCAATTTGTCCGTGACGGCAACGAACTGAGTTTTCGCTTTGAACCGCGCCTGGTGGTGACCGCGAATCAGGCTGCAATCAATATTGCCAGCCTGGGCTGGGGCATCACGCGGGTGTTGTCCTATCAGGTGGCCAAACAGGTCGCGGCGGGTGAGTTGGAGTTGGTGCTGGAGGATTTTGAACCGCCCGCGCTGCCCATTCAGGTGGTCTACCTGAAGAGCGCCAGAATCCCAGCCAAAGTCCGTACCTTTGTGGATTTCCTCGCTGATCGGCTGGGCAAGGATGCAGCGCTCAAGGCCGTGGCCAAGGGCACGGCCTGA
- a CDS encoding glutathione S-transferase family protein: MSQQAIKLYRHPLSGHSHRVELMLSLLGLPTESVFVDLMKGEHKSPQFLALNRFGQVPVIDDNGTVLADSNAILVYLAAKYGKGQWLPSDPTEQANVQRWLSVAAGQINSGPATARLITVFGAGYDAQDAIKRSHALLEVMEDELGNSRFLAGDKPTIADVAAYTYVSHAPEGNVSLADYPNVRAWLGSIEALPNFVGMQRTAKGLQQA, encoded by the coding sequence ATGTCCCAGCAAGCCATCAAACTGTATCGCCACCCTTTGTCCGGTCACAGCCATCGGGTCGAATTGATGCTGTCCCTGCTTGGTCTGCCGACCGAATCGGTTTTCGTGGATCTGATGAAGGGCGAACACAAGTCACCTCAATTCCTGGCCCTCAACCGTTTTGGCCAGGTGCCGGTGATCGATGACAACGGCACTGTCCTGGCAGACTCCAACGCCATCCTGGTGTATCTCGCCGCCAAATATGGCAAGGGCCAATGGCTGCCTAGCGATCCGACCGAGCAAGCCAATGTCCAGCGCTGGCTGTCTGTGGCCGCCGGCCAAATCAATTCAGGGCCTGCCACCGCTCGCTTGATTACCGTGTTTGGTGCCGGTTATGACGCGCAAGACGCCATCAAGCGTTCCCACGCCTTGCTCGAGGTGATGGAAGACGAACTGGGTAACAGTCGATTCCTGGCCGGCGATAAACCGACCATCGCCGATGTCGCCGCCTACACTTACGTGTCCCACGCACCGGAAGGTAACGTTTCGCTGGCGGACTACCCGAACGTCCGTGCCTGGCTAGGCAGCATCGAAGCGCTGCCGAACTTTGTGGGCATGCAGCGTACCGCCAAGGGGTTGCAACAGGCTTGA
- the cynR gene encoding transcriptional regulator CynR — protein sequence MLLRHLRYLLAVADNGGFTRAAEALHVSQPTLSQQIRQLEETLGVVLFDRTSRTVKPTDAGEAYIECARRVLVELAAGKRALHDVKDLSRGTLRLAMTPTFMAYLVGPLIRDYTAHYPNIHLEIFELSMDEIEDGLAEDSLDIAIAFDQVRNADIESIPAFIETLGLMVGRDHPLYECKTPLSAQQVAQLEFALLTTDFVTRVCIDEYFARTKITPKVVIEVNSVNTLLEVIRHTAVATILPEPIATQDRALRKIALTHEGPRRGAALLRRKNNYHSAASVAFMDLMLGMSASQ from the coding sequence ATGCTGCTCAGACATCTGCGCTATCTGCTGGCCGTCGCGGATAACGGGGGCTTCACCCGCGCCGCGGAGGCCCTGCATGTTTCCCAGCCGACCTTGTCACAGCAGATCCGGCAACTGGAGGAAACTCTCGGCGTCGTTTTGTTTGACCGAACTTCACGCACCGTGAAACCGACCGATGCGGGCGAGGCCTACATCGAGTGCGCACGTCGCGTGCTGGTGGAGTTGGCGGCGGGCAAGCGAGCACTGCATGACGTGAAGGATCTGTCCCGTGGCACCCTGCGCCTGGCGATGACACCGACGTTCATGGCGTACCTGGTCGGGCCGCTGATACGCGATTACACCGCGCATTATCCGAATATCCATCTGGAGATTTTCGAGCTGTCGATGGATGAGATCGAGGACGGGCTGGCAGAGGATTCGCTGGACATCGCGATTGCCTTTGATCAGGTCAGAAATGCCGACATCGAATCGATCCCCGCTTTCATCGAAACCCTGGGGCTGATGGTCGGCCGCGATCACCCGTTGTACGAGTGCAAGACGCCGTTGTCTGCGCAGCAGGTGGCGCAGTTGGAATTTGCGCTGCTGACAACGGACTTCGTCACTCGCGTCTGTATTGATGAGTACTTTGCCAGGACGAAGATCACGCCCAAGGTGGTGATCGAGGTCAACTCGGTCAATACGCTGCTGGAGGTGATTCGGCACACGGCGGTCGCCACCATTCTTCCGGAACCTATCGCCACCCAGGATCGCGCCCTGCGCAAGATCGCGTTGACGCACGAGGGGCCTCGCCGCGGGGCTGCGTTGCTGCGGCGCAAGAACAACTACCACAGCGCGGCGTCAGTGGCCTTTATGGACTTGATGTTGGGCATGTCGGCGAGTCAGTAG
- the gorA gene encoding glutathione-disulfide reductase: protein MIYDFDLFVIGAGSGGVRAARFAAGFGAKVAVAESRYLGGTCVNVGCVPKKLLVYGSHFADDFEQAEGFGWTAGKARFDWEKLIANKNCEIERLNGIYRKLLVNGGVTLLEGHARLADAHHVDINGQRFSAERILIATGGWPHIPDIPGREHAITSNEAFFLKQLPKRVLVVGGGYIAVEFAGIFNGLGADTSLLYRGDLFLRGFDQSVRTHLVEELTKRGLQLQFNTDIVRIDKQADGSLLATLNDGRQLEADSIFYATGRRPMLDNLGLENTRVTLNERGYIDVNDHFETREPSILALGDVIGRVQLTPVATAEGMAVARRLFKPEQYRPVDYRHIPTAVFSQPNIGTVGLTEAQALENGHKVVVFESRFKPMKLTLTQSSEQTLMKLVVDAVTDRVLGAHMVGADAGDIIQGLAIALKAGATKRLFDETIGVHPTSAEEFVTLRTPVSGR, encoded by the coding sequence ATGATCTACGACTTCGATTTATTTGTAATTGGTGCCGGCTCCGGCGGTGTGCGAGCAGCGCGGTTTGCCGCGGGATTCGGTGCGAAAGTGGCAGTGGCGGAAAGTCGCTACCTCGGTGGCACCTGCGTCAACGTCGGTTGCGTACCGAAAAAGCTGTTGGTCTACGGGTCACATTTTGCCGACGACTTTGAGCAGGCCGAGGGCTTTGGCTGGACGGCCGGCAAGGCCCGATTCGACTGGGAAAAACTGATCGCCAACAAGAACTGTGAGATCGAGCGACTCAACGGCATTTACCGCAAGCTGCTGGTCAACGGCGGCGTCACGCTGCTTGAAGGTCATGCGCGACTGGCCGATGCGCATCATGTGGACATCAATGGACAGCGTTTCAGCGCCGAACGCATTTTGATTGCCACAGGCGGCTGGCCACACATTCCGGATATCCCAGGCCGCGAGCATGCCATCACCTCGAACGAGGCGTTTTTTCTCAAGCAGTTGCCCAAACGCGTACTGGTGGTCGGTGGCGGCTACATCGCCGTCGAGTTCGCCGGGATCTTCAACGGCCTGGGCGCCGATACGAGCCTGCTGTATCGCGGCGATCTGTTTCTGCGTGGGTTTGATCAATCGGTTCGCACGCATCTGGTCGAAGAGCTGACCAAGCGCGGACTGCAACTGCAATTCAACACCGACATCGTGCGGATCGACAAACAGGCAGACGGCAGCCTGCTGGCGACGCTCAACGACGGCCGTCAACTGGAGGCCGACAGCATTTTCTACGCCACGGGTCGGCGGCCGATGCTCGATAACCTGGGGCTGGAAAATACCCGGGTCACGCTCAATGAGCGGGGATACATCGACGTCAATGACCACTTCGAAACACGCGAACCCTCGATTCTGGCGCTGGGTGATGTGATTGGCCGTGTGCAACTGACGCCGGTTGCGACGGCGGAGGGCATGGCGGTTGCGCGGCGGCTGTTCAAGCCTGAGCAATACCGCCCAGTAGACTACCGCCACATCCCCACGGCGGTCTTCAGCCAGCCCAATATCGGCACCGTTGGCCTGACCGAGGCGCAAGCGCTGGAAAACGGGCACAAGGTTGTGGTGTTCGAGAGCCGCTTCAAACCAATGAAACTGACCCTCACGCAGTCGTCCGAGCAGACGTTGATGAAGCTGGTGGTGGATGCCGTGACCGATCGGGTCCTGGGCGCGCACATGGTGGGGGCCGATGCCGGAGACATCATCCAGGGGCTGGCGATCGCGCTGAAAGCGGGCGCCACCAAGCGCCTGTTCGATGAAACCATCGGCGTGCACCCGACCTCGGCGGAAGAGTTCGTGACCTTGCGTACACCGGTCTCAGGCAGATAA
- a CDS encoding DUF1254 domain-containing protein, with product MQMLKAPIFALALIAPLCFGTVARAMTTAVTADNFVRAESDKFFSRVVGRGGFGKFVHNRELVPVDSQVVIRPNRDTLYSSAVFDLEAGPVTVTLPDAGQRYFSMMAISEDQYTQPLMYKPGQYHFTREAIGTRYVLLGVRTLVDPASAQDMQRGQALQDRITVDQPNGPGQFEVPQWDPARLDEIRASLLKVAATVPDSRGMFGKPAEVDPVRHYIGSASAWGGNPEQDAYYLNVTPARNDGATRYSLKVKDVPVDAFWSISVYNAAGYFERNSQNRYTLNSLTAKRESDGSIAVQFGDCEGAVVNCLPVTAGWNYMVRLYKPRANVLDGSWQFPQAVPAG from the coding sequence ATGCAGATGTTAAAGGCACCGATATTTGCGCTCGCTCTTATCGCACCGCTGTGCTTCGGTACGGTGGCCCGGGCAATGACCACGGCCGTCACGGCGGATAACTTCGTGCGCGCCGAGTCCGACAAATTCTTCTCCCGGGTCGTCGGCCGGGGCGGGTTCGGCAAATTCGTGCACAACCGCGAACTGGTGCCTGTCGACAGTCAGGTCGTGATCCGTCCGAACCGCGACACCCTGTATTCATCGGCGGTGTTCGACCTGGAGGCAGGACCGGTGACCGTCACGCTGCCCGATGCCGGCCAGCGATACTTTTCGATGATGGCTATCAGCGAAGACCAGTACACCCAACCGTTGATGTACAAGCCCGGCCAATATCACTTCACCCGCGAGGCCATCGGTACGCGCTATGTGCTGTTGGGTGTGCGCACGCTGGTAGACCCGGCTTCGGCCCAAGACATGCAACGCGGCCAGGCGCTGCAAGACCGGATCACCGTCGACCAGCCCAATGGCCCGGGGCAGTTTGAGGTGCCGCAATGGGACCCGGCCCGCCTGGATGAGATACGCGCTTCGTTGCTGAAAGTGGCGGCGACGGTGCCGGATTCCCGGGGAATGTTCGGCAAACCCGCCGAAGTCGACCCTGTACGCCATTACATCGGCAGTGCCTCTGCCTGGGGAGGCAACCCCGAGCAAGACGCTTACTACCTCAATGTGACACCAGCACGAAACGATGGCGCCACCCGATACAGCCTGAAGGTCAAGGATGTGCCGGTCGATGCGTTCTGGTCGATCAGCGTGTACAACGCGGCCGGCTACTTCGAGCGCAATTCGCAGAATCGCTACACCCTCAACAGCCTCACCGCAAAACGCGAAAGCGACGGCAGCATTGCCGTGCAATTCGGTGATTGCGAGGGTGCAGTCGTCAACTGCTTGCCGGTGACTGCGGGGTGGAATTACATGGTGCGCCTGTATAAACCGCGTGCGAATGTGCTGGATGGCAGCTGGCAATTTCCCCAGGCCGTGCCTGCCGGGTGA